The Acidobacteriota bacterium genome includes the window TCTTTGCCCGGGCCATCGTGAACCGTGTCTGGAGCTACTTCTTCCACCGGGGGATTATCAGTCCGGTGGACGATATCCGCGCCTCCAATCCCCCCGTCAACGAGGCGTTGCTGGAAGCCTTGGCCAAGGATTTCGAAAAGCACGACTTCGATCTGCAGCACCTGATGAGGACCATCACCAATTCCCGCGTCTACCAGACCACCTTCCGCACCAACCCGTGGAACCGGCATGACGATCGCAACTTCTCCCACCAGATCCCCCGCCGTCTGGGCGCCGAGCCCCTGGCCGATGCCATCGCCCTGGCGACCGGGGTCCGTTTCGAACTTCCCGAAATGCCGGAAGACTACAGCGCGGTGCAGGTCCCCGATCCCCACGTGGGCAAGGGCGGCTTCCTGGACCTGTTCGGACGCCCGCAACGGGAAGAGCCCTGCGAGTGCGAGCGCCGCAGCGACGTCAGCCTGTCTCATGCCCTCAATCTGGTGAACGGCCCTACCTTGGCCGATGCCGTCTCCGCTCCCGAGGGCCGAATCGCCACCCTCATCCAGCAAGGAAAGTCGGACCGACAACTCATCGAGAATCTCCACCTGGCTACCGTGAGTCGCTCGCCGACCCCTCAGGAAATGCAGGTCGGTGTGAACCATCTGAATCATTCCGAAAGCCGGGCTGCCGGCGCTCAGGATCTGTTGTGGGCGCTGCTCAACAGCAATGGCTTTCTCTTTAACCGTTGAACCGGTATGATCATCCGTAAATACAAGCAAGCGTTTTCGGAAGGAGGGACAAAATGTTAGTGATTCCAGGCCGCGGCGGCAGTTTCTGCGATGGACCCACCCGCAGGGAGTTTCTGCGGGTCGGATCCGTGGGTTTATTCGGTCTCGGGTTGCCTCATTTCCTGGCCATGCAAAAAGCGCAGGCGGCCTCCACCCCCGACCTGGCGGCCAGGTACGCCGGAGTCCGGGGATTTGGCGCGGCCAAGCACGTGGTGCTGCTCTTCCTGCAGGGAGGTCCCAGCCATCTCGACATCTGGGATCCCAAGCCCGATGCTCCCTCCAACGTCCGTGGCGAGTTCAATCCGATCAAGACCAAGGTTCCCGGTATCCAGCTCAGCGAGACCATGCCCCTGCTGGCCGACCAGGTGGACAAGTGCACCTTGATCCGCTCCATGAGCTATACCCCCAAGGGTCTCTTCAACCACACCGCGGCCATCTACCAGATGCTGACGGGCTACCCTCCCGACAAAGTGGCTCCCTCGGGTCAGCTCGAGCCCCCCTCTCCGGCCGACTTTCCCACGGCCGGCTCGCACGTTTCCAAGATGATTCCGCCGGATGAGCCGGTTCTGCCCTTTGTGGAGCTGACCCGTCCCTTGCAGGAATCCAGCGTGATCGGCAAGGGGGGAGCCGCCGGCTTTCTGGGCAAGGCCTACGACCCCTATCGTCTCTACCAGGATCCCAATGAGTCCATCAACCTGGATGACCTGACGCTGCGCAAGGAAGTTTCGGAGCAGCGGCTGAAGGACCGCTACACGCTGCTGAAGGGGCTCAACCAGTCCATGCCGGAGCTGGAAAAGGCGGTGGGCAAGCACGCCCTGGGAGAGTACTACGAAAAGGCCTTCGACCTGGTGCTTTCCGGCAAGGCTCGAGATGCCTTCGATCTGGACAAGGAGTCCAGCCAGATGCGAGACCGTTACGGCCGAACCACCTTCGGCCAGGGGGCCCTGCTGGCCCGCCGACTGGTGGAAGCCGGAACCCGCTTCGTCCAGTTGAACTGGCCGGCCGTAGCCAACGGCAATCCCGAGGTGGATGCCTGGGACACCCACGCCTCCAACTTCAAGCCCTTGCGCAACCTTCACTGTCCCAAGTTGGACCGGGCCCTCTCGGCGCTGCTGGAAGACATGCACGAGCGCGGCCTGCTGGAAGAGACGCTGGTGGTGGCCGTGGGAGAATTCGGCAGATCGCCTCGCCTGGGCGTGAGCACTTCGGGCAACACCAACGCCCCCGACGGCCGGGACCACTGGCCCTACTGCTACACCGCCGTCATTGCCGGGGCCGGAATTCCGGGAGGCCAGCTGTATGGGGCCTCGGACGAGACCGGTTCCGCGCCCAAGGACAAGCCGGTCCACCCCAACGATCTCCTGGCGACCGTCTATTTCACCCTGGGGATCAATCCCGAAATGGAAGTGCTCAACCACCTGGAACAGCCCCGGGAACTGGTCAAGGGCCAGCCGGTGCTCGATCTCTGGTCCTAGTCTGTATTTCTCGCCGGGCCGTCGGCGATGTCTCGGGGGAAGAGATATTCATCAAGGGATACAGAGAGACTGATCGATGAGACGGACTATGGAAACCCGTGTGACCCTGCCCGAGGGATTTGAAGAGACAATGGCCATCCCCAACGCGGCCGAGCGGTTGCGGGAGGCCAGGGAAGTCGGCGATCGGCTGCTGGGCGCGGGGATCCCCTTGATGGATCACCCCGACCACTACGCGATCTTCTCGGAGCCGCCCCGCCTGTTGGCGGAGCCGCTGAGAAGCCGGGGGTACGTGGTCGGATCGGACAATCGCTGCTATCCCTCCCCGGTGGACGGCTGCGACTACATCAACGTGGCGGCCTCGCTGCCGGAAGTCAGCCCGGCGCGGGAAAAGGGCTGGCCCGACCACATCGCCGTGGTTCATCCCCTGGACGAGACCGGCTATAGCCGCATGATGGACCAGGGGTACGGAAACCCTTTCATCCATCACATCACCTGGGGCATCCGGCCACCGGCCGAGGCGCCCGACGATGAAGTCGAATTCGCCGGCAGCCTGATTTTCCGGATGGCTGATATTCGGGAACGGATCCGGGAACTTCTCCGGGAAGACCCGGGCACCTTGATCATGGCTCTACCCGGCAGGGTGGCCCAGGCTCCCGAGTTTCAGGCGCAACTTGCGGCCGCGTTGGGTGGAACGCCCGCGGACGAATACCAGGTGGAAGTGATGGAAGGGGGAGGATACCTCCTGCAGTTCTTCGTATTGACGGGCGGTCGGATCGAGGTGGCTCTCAGAGTCGGAACCCGCCAGACCTTCAACCCCAAGAGCGTCCACAAGATCTCCAAGGACGAGTTGAGCGTGGACCAGGGGCGGGCTGCCGGTTCGGAGACCATGTAGTTACGCAATAGTCCTGCCGTCGCACTCCTGTCCTTTTTCCCGAAAAGAAAGCATCGCATGGCTCAAAGCGCTGGCGCGGACGTGGGGCTGATCGGTCTGGCCGTAATGGGCCAGAATCTGGCCCTGAACATGGCCGACCACGGTTTCAGGGTGGCAGTCTACAACCGCACGCGATCGGTCATGGAACGGTTCGTGGTCGACAATCCCGAGACTCCCGGCGGGCTGGTGGCCTGCGCCACGCTGGCGGACTTTGCGGCAGCCCTCAAGAAACCGCGGAAAGTGATTATTCTGGTCAAGGCGGGGCCGGCGGTGGACCGGGTGATCTCACAGCTCCTGGAGGCGGGCATCGAATGCGACGACCTGGTGGTGGATTGCGGCAACAGCCTTTGGACCGACACCATCCGCCGGGAACGGGAATATTCGGGCCACTGCCTCTTTTTCGGGTCGGGAGTGTCGGGAGGGGAGTT containing:
- a CDS encoding DUF1501 domain-containing protein is translated as MLVIPGRGGSFCDGPTRREFLRVGSVGLFGLGLPHFLAMQKAQAASTPDLAARYAGVRGFGAAKHVVLLFLQGGPSHLDIWDPKPDAPSNVRGEFNPIKTKVPGIQLSETMPLLADQVDKCTLIRSMSYTPKGLFNHTAAIYQMLTGYPPDKVAPSGQLEPPSPADFPTAGSHVSKMIPPDEPVLPFVELTRPLQESSVIGKGGAAGFLGKAYDPYRLYQDPNESINLDDLTLRKEVSEQRLKDRYTLLKGLNQSMPELEKAVGKHALGEYYEKAFDLVLSGKARDAFDLDKESSQMRDRYGRTTFGQGALLARRLVEAGTRFVQLNWPAVANGNPEVDAWDTHASNFKPLRNLHCPKLDRALSALLEDMHERGLLEETLVVAVGEFGRSPRLGVSTSGNTNAPDGRDHWPYCYTAVIAGAGIPGGQLYGASDETGSAPKDKPVHPNDLLATVYFTLGINPEMEVLNHLEQPRELVKGQPVLDLWS